The segment AACCACTGGCGACGTTGGCCTCAAAGCCACCCAGCTCATTCAGGGAGGCCAAAAGCTCTGGCGTGATCTCGGTGGTATCGATCTTGTCGGCACCGATCTGGACACTGTCGCTGGCGATGATGTTGGCGCTGGCGCCCGGGTTGCCCAGTTCTGCCTGGTAGCCGTCACCTTCGACGTAATCGATCAGGCCTTCATCCAGCGGCCAGGCATTCAGCTGGCCTTCCCAGTCATCAACGATGGCATTGCCGAAGCGGAACACTTCGCTCTGCTGATAGGCGACACGCGCCTGCTTCCAGGCAGTGCGAGCGGCGGCCAGCGTTACCTCGGACGGGGCTTCAATCAGGGCAGCGTTGGCGGCACGCAGCGCATTGGCACTGGCGAGTGCGTCGCTGTAGGTGGCGTGGGCCACATTGGCGTATTGGGAGACAACGGCTTCGGCGGTGACATCCTTTGCCTCTGCCTGCTGGTGACCTTCATGGGCGTGAGCAGCACCTGCGAGCAGTGAGACGGAAAGTGCAATCGCGGCGGTGAGCGGCTTACGAGAAGCAAAGCGGAATTGAGCGGTCATGAGGTTCCCTTGGTCAGTCTATTGTTATGCCGTGCGCGTAAAGCCACGTTGCATGGGCTCCAGGTGTGTCGAGAGGTGACGTTCACGTCTGCTGACCTCTCTTCAATTGGCCCAGGATCTCATTGAATCATATTGAGAACCTTTATTATTTGCAATCACCTGTCGAGACTTTTGCAACTCTGAGGTGCGGTAAGTGCAATCCATCTAATGGAAGAATTTTGTAGAGTGATGGCGCCTTTGAGAAGAGAAGACAGTGCTACAAGGATCTGCGCTGAGGTCTGCTATCGTACTGATCGCGTGCTATGCAGGGCATTGGATGAGCATAGAGAAAAGAGGCAAGTTGAAAACAAACGGGCTGGCGCAATGCCAGCCCGTTTCATGTGTCGGGACGTGTCAGAGCCCGTCATTACTCGTTTCGATGCCATACGCTAGATGCTGCGCAATCCCGCTGCCGCAATCAGGGCGCGGGTGTAGTCCTGTTGCGGGTTGCCGAGCACGTCAGCAGTAGTACCGCTTTCGATCAAGCGGCCTTCGCGCAGCACCATTACCCGGTGCGAGAGCGCACGTACCACTGCCAGGTCGTGGCTGATGAACAGATAGCTCAAGCCATGTCGCGCCTGCAGATTTCGCAACAGGGCGATGAGCTGTTTCTGGACGCTACGGTCCAGCGCTGATGTGGGTTCATCCAGCACCAGCAGGCGCGGTTCCAGAATCAAGGCGCGCGCCAGTGCCACGCGCTGACGCTGCCCGCCGGAGAACTCATGGGGGTAGCGATCCGCACAGGCGCTGGGCAACTCAACCTCTTCCAATACTTGAGCGACGCGCTGTCTTACCTCTTGATCAGAGAGTTCCGGCTGATGAAAGCGCAGTCCCTCGCTGATGATGTCGGAGACCGGCATGCGGGGCGATAGTGAGCCGTAGGGGTCCTGGAAAACGATCTGCATCTGGCGGCGTCGCATGCGTAGCGTCTTGCGATCCAGCGTATCGATGCGCTCACGTTCGAGATGGATCTCGCCACGTGCGGACTGCAGTTTCAATAGTGCCAGTGCCAGCGTTGTCTTGCCGGACCCAGACTCTCCCACCACGCCCAGTGTCTCACCTCTGGCAAGCGTCAGATCCAGGGGATGCAGAGCGATGAAGTCGTCCGGGCGCTTCTGAAACAACTTGCGTGTGCGCGAGAAGCGAACTTCCAGCTTGCGCGCCTCGAGCACGGGAGTGGCGGCATCGCTGTCGTTGAGCGCAATGGCACTGCCTTCAGGTTCAGCGGCCAGCAACGCTTGCGTGTACTCCGCACTTGGGTGGTCAAAGACCTGCGCCACCGGCCCTTGCTCGATGCATTCACCGTGACGCATCACGAGCACGCGGTCAGCATGACGACGCACCAGATTGAGGTCATGACTGATGAGCACCATGGCCATGCCCTGATCACGGCGCAGGCTATCCAACAGCGCGAGAATGTCCTGTTGTACGGTGACATCCAGAGCTGTGGTCGGCTCATCGGCAATCAACAGCGGCGGTTGATTGGCCATCGCCATGGCGATCATTATCCGCTGACGCTGGCCGCCAGACAGCTGGTGTGGCCAGGCGTCGATCATTTCTTCCGGGCGCGGCAGTTGCACCTGACTGAGCAGCTCGAGTACTCGTGCGCGAGCCGCATTGCCTGCAAGTCCTTGATGGAGGCGCAGGCTTTCTGAAATCTGCTCACCGACGCGCGTCAGTGGATTGAGTGATGTCATCGGTTCCTGGAAGACGAAGCCGATGCGCCCACCACGTACACGCTGCCATTCCCGGGATGTCAGCGTGGCAAGATCGAGTGTCTTGCCATCGACTCCAGTGAACTCGCGTGTGCCGGTGACATGGGCGTGCCCGGGCAGCAGTCCGAGGCTCGCCAGCAGACTGACAGACTTGCCGGAGCCGGATTCACCGACGATAGCCAGACATTCTCCGCGCTTCACCTCAAGCGACAGACCTTTGACCACCTCGGTCTTGCCGAAGCGGATGCCAAGATTCTCGAGGCGAAGCACGCTGGGTTCAGACCCGGATGTGGTCCACGTTGACTGATTCATGCGTTCTGCTCCCGAGCGCTGACATGACGCGGATCAAAGGCGTCGCGCAGCCCCTCACCGATGAAGACCAGCAGGGTGAGCATGATGCCGAGGCTGAGAAACGCCGTCATGCCAAGCCACGGGGCCTGCAGATTGTTCTTGCCCTGGGCGACCAGCTCTCCCAGTGACGGTGAGCCGGGTGGCAGACCGAAGCCGAGAAAATCCAGTGCGGTCAGCGTGGTGATGGCTCCGGTAAACAGGAAGGGGATGAAGGTGAGCGTTGCGACCATCGCATTGGGCAGTACATGACGCCACATGATCAGTCGCGACGGCAGGCCCATGGCCCGCGCCGCCCGCACGTATTCCAGATTGCGGGCACGCAGGAATTCGGCGCGCACGATATCGACGATGCCCAGCCACGAGAACAGCAGCATGATGCCGGTCAGCCACCAGAGATTCGGCTCGACGATACTGGCCAGGATGATCAGCAGGAACAATACAGGCAAGCCAGACCATATCTCGATAAGACGTTGGCCGACGAGATCGACCTTACCGCCGAAGTAGCCCTGCACGCCACCGATCAGCACGCCCAGCACCATGGATCCTATCGTCAGTACCAGCGCGAAGATGACCGACAGGCGAAAGCCGTAGATCACGCGCGCCAGTACATCGCGGCCCTGATCATCGGTGCCCAGCCAATGGCGGCCATTGGGGGCCGAAGGAGCGGGAGAGCCGAGGTTGAGATCCAAGGTGTCGTAGGAGTAGGGGATCAAGGTATTGAGCATGAAACCCTGCGCACTGATGGCCTCGATCACATAGGGATCGCGGTAGTCGGTGGCCGTTGGAAGAAAGCCGCCGAAGGTCGTCTCGGGATATTCGTGCAGCATGGGCAGGTAGCTCTCGCCCTGATATTCCACCCATAGTGGCTTGTCATTGGCGATCAGCTCTGCGCCGAGTGAAAGCACGAACATCACGCCAAAGATGAGCAGCGACCACCAGGCACGGCGGTTATCGCGAAATGCCGCGATCCGTCGCCGCGTGATGGGGGATAAACGGCCCGTCGAGGCTGGTGCGGCGTGACTGCCGCCATCCTCAAGCTGGCAAGTGGTGTCGGATAGTGTCTCGTGGCGCATCTCAGGCCTCCCGTGTCGCGAAGTCGATGCGCGGGTCAATCCACACATACATCAGGTCGGAGATCAGCTTCAGCACCAGACCGATCAAGGTATACAGATACAGCGTGCCGAAGATCAGCGGATAGTCGCGTTGCAGCACGGCCTCGAACCCGAGCAGGCCAAGACCATCAAGAGAGAAGATGACCTCGATCAATAGCGAGCCGGTGAAGAAGATACCCACCAGTGCCGCCGGAAGCCCTGCAATGATGATCAGCATGGCATTGCGGAACACATGGCCGTAGAGGATGCGATTTTCGCTGGCCCCTTTGGCGCGCGCCGTCAGCACGTATTGCTTGTGAATTTCGTCAAGGAAGCTGTTCTTGGTCAGCATCGTCAGGGTCGCGAAGCTGCCAATGGCAGAGGCGGCGACGGGCAAGGCGATGTGATGGAAGTAATCCAGAATCTTGCCGCCGGTGGACAATTCATCAAAGTCCGGCGAGGTCAGGCCTCTGAGCGGGAACCAGTCCAGATAGCTGCCACCGGCAAACACCACGATCAGCAGGATCGCGAACAGGAACCCCGGGATGGCATAGCCGACGATGACTACGCCTGAGGTCCAGATATCAAAGCGCGAACCATGCACCAGCGCCTTGCGGATGCCCAACGGAATCGAGATCAGATAGACCAGCAGCGTCGTCCATAGTCCCAACGAGATGGAGACTGGTAGGCGATCAAGCATCAGGTCGATGACTGGCTTGTCGCGGAAGAAGCTGTCGCCGAAATCGAATTGGGCGTAATCGACCACCATGTCACCGAAGCGTTCCCAGGCGGGCTTGTCGAAGCCGAACTGCTGCTCCAGTTCTGCGATGAGGGCGGGGTCGACGCCCGAGGCGCCTCGATAGGTGGATGCTCCTCCGCCACCGCTGGTGACACCATCGCCGCCGCCACTATTGAGGCGGGTACTTGCTCCCGCACTCAGACCATCCAGACGTGACATCAGCTGCTCGATGGGGCCACCGGGAGCGGCCTGCACAATCAGGAAATTCAATAGCAGGATGCCGAGCAAGGTCGGCACCATCAACAGGACTCGGCGCAGAATATAGGCACCCAAGAGCAATCTCCCTGCGTGCCATCCTTGACCGACATCTCATATGCAGGTCGGGTGGCATCGTGTTTATTGGTTTGACTGATGCGGAGGAGCCACCGTGTGGCTCCGTGCACCGTGGCTACGTGAAGACACGGGGCCTGATTCACCCACTGATGTGACGTGCGATCATTCGCCGGGTTCGAGAGCGGCATCCTTGGTAGGTTCCACCCACCAGCTGTCCAGACTCAGCAAGTACTCCGGGAAGGGCTGCGGGTAGCCGAACTTGTCCCACAGGGCAATGCGCGTGGCGGCGAGATGCCACTGGGGCACGACATGAAAACCCCAGCGCAACACGCGATCAAGCGCGCGGGTGGCTGCGAGCAGATCTTCGCGGGTCTGGGCTTGAATCAGCTTGTCAGTCAATGCGTCGACCACCGGACTCTTGAGGCCGATCAGGTTACGAGAGCCCGCAACGTCGGCATAGTCGCTGGTCCAGTATTCGCGCTGCTCGCTGCCAGGACTGTTGGACTGCGGATAGCTGCCCACCACCACATCGAAGTCGAAGCTGCGGCGACGGTTGATGTACTGATTGACATCGACGGTGCGGATGCGTGCCTTGATACCGATACGCGCCAGGTTTCTCAACCAGGGCTGGATGACGCGTTCGAACTGAGTGTCGTAATTGAGCACCTCGATTGTCAGTGGCTTGCCGGTACTGCGGCTTACCAGCTGCCCCTTGACCACCTGATAGCCCGCGTCACGCAGGAGGCCCAGTGCCTTGCGCAGGCGTGGACGCAGCTCGGTAGGCTCATCGATCGGTAGCGATTGCTCGAAGACCGACGCGGGAAGCTCGTTCTTGAAGGGCGCCAGCAGCTCAAGTTCCTTGCCAGTCGGCACGCCATCAGCCGCCATGTCTGAATTCTCGAAGTAGCTGTGCGTCTGCTCATAGGCACCGTAAAACAGGTTGCGGTTGATCCAGTCGAAATCGAACACCAGGGCCAGCGCCTCACGTACGCGCGGATCCTGAAAGCGAGTGCGCCGCTCATTGAGCACGAAGCCCTGCATGCCGGCAGGATTGCTGTCGGGCACCTCAAGCTTCGTCAGGCGACCTTCATGCAGGGCGGGTGTGTCATAGGCGGTTGCCCAGCTCTTGGCGCTGCTTTCGACATGCAGATCGATGCTGCCGGCCTTGAAGGCTTCCAGTGATACGGTCTGGTCGCGATAGTAGTCGTAGACCAATGTCTGGATATTGTTGCGGCCCTTGTTGACTGGCAGGTCCTTGCCCCAGTAATCCGCCACACGCTCGTAACGCACCTGGCGTCCGGCATCCAGCGAGGCCATGCGATAAGGGCCAGAGCCCAACGGAGTGTCCAGCGTGGCACGCGTGAAGTCGCGATTCTTCCAGTAATGCTCGGGGAGCACCGGCAGCTGGCCGATGATCAGTGGTAATTCACGTGCGGCGTTGGGCGCCATGTCGAACCTGACGGTATCGTCATCGATCACGCTGACGCCGGTCACGTCGTGGTAATAGCTCTTGAAGAAGGGCAGGCCTTCATCCTTGAGCAGTCGATAGGTGAAGACAACGTCTTCGGCCGTGATCGGGACACCGTCATGGAAGCGGGCGCGTGTATCGATATCGAATTCGATGGCACTGCGGTCTTTTGCCAGCCGTATTCCGCTCGCCAACAACCCGTATTCCGTGAAGGGTTCGTCGGCGGATTGCATCATCAGGGTGTCGTAGATCAACCCGCCGAAGTAGTTGACACCGGCCACCGAATTTCCCTTGAGAATGAAGGGATTGGTCGAATCAAAACTGCCGATGGCGGCGCGCGTCATGCGGCCACCGACGGGTGCATCCACATTGACATAGGGAAAGTGATCAAAGCCTGACGGGTGAACGGGTTCGCCATAAATGGCCAGTCCGTGCACGGTAGGCACATTCAGTGGGGCTTGTTGCGGCGCCTGTGCAGACGTCGGTGACAGGGCGGCTGTGGGCTGTGAGGTCTGTGCCTGCGCACTGCCTGTCAGCGTACCCCCCAGCATCAGCAAGCCGATGCACAGGGCTCGCAGCGCACTCGAGGTGCGGCGCGTGACAGGAGAAAAAGGAGGC is part of the Cobetia sp. L2A1 genome and harbors:
- a CDS encoding ABC transporter ATP-binding protein, whose amino-acid sequence is MNQSTWTTSGSEPSVLRLENLGIRFGKTEVVKGLSLEVKRGECLAIVGESGSGKSVSLLASLGLLPGHAHVTGTREFTGVDGKTLDLATLTSREWQRVRGGRIGFVFQEPMTSLNPLTRVGEQISESLRLHQGLAGNAARARVLELLSQVQLPRPEEMIDAWPHQLSGGQRQRIMIAMAMANQPPLLIADEPTTALDVTVQQDILALLDSLRRDQGMAMVLISHDLNLVRRHADRVLVMRHGECIEQGPVAQVFDHPSAEYTQALLAAEPEGSAIALNDSDAATPVLEARKLEVRFSRTRKLFQKRPDDFIALHPLDLTLARGETLGVVGESGSGKTTLALALLKLQSARGEIHLERERIDTLDRKTLRMRRRQMQIVFQDPYGSLSPRMPVSDIISEGLRFHQPELSDQEVRQRVAQVLEEVELPSACADRYPHEFSGGQRQRVALARALILEPRLLVLDEPTSALDRSVQKQLIALLRNLQARHGLSYLFISHDLAVVRALSHRVMVLREGRLIESGTTADVLGNPQQDYTRALIAAAGLRSI
- a CDS encoding ABC transporter permease gives rise to the protein MRHETLSDTTCQLEDGGSHAAPASTGRLSPITRRRIAAFRDNRRAWWSLLIFGVMFVLSLGAELIANDKPLWVEYQGESYLPMLHEYPETTFGGFLPTATDYRDPYVIEAISAQGFMLNTLIPYSYDTLDLNLGSPAPSAPNGRHWLGTDDQGRDVLARVIYGFRLSVIFALVLTIGSMVLGVLIGGVQGYFGGKVDLVGQRLIEIWSGLPVLFLLIILASIVEPNLWWLTGIMLLFSWLGIVDIVRAEFLRARNLEYVRAARAMGLPSRLIMWRHVLPNAMVATLTFIPFLFTGAITTLTALDFLGFGLPPGSPSLGELVAQGKNNLQAPWLGMTAFLSLGIMLTLLVFIGEGLRDAFDPRHVSAREQNA
- a CDS encoding microcin C ABC transporter permease YejB — encoded protein: MGAYILRRVLLMVPTLLGILLLNFLIVQAAPGGPIEQLMSRLDGLSAGASTRLNSGGGDGVTSGGGGASTYRGASGVDPALIAELEQQFGFDKPAWERFGDMVVDYAQFDFGDSFFRDKPVIDLMLDRLPVSISLGLWTTLLVYLISIPLGIRKALVHGSRFDIWTSGVVIVGYAIPGFLFAILLIVVFAGGSYLDWFPLRGLTSPDFDELSTGGKILDYFHHIALPVAASAIGSFATLTMLTKNSFLDEIHKQYVLTARAKGASENRILYGHVFRNAMLIIIAGLPAALVGIFFTGSLLIEVIFSLDGLGLLGFEAVLQRDYPLIFGTLYLYTLIGLVLKLISDLMYVWIDPRIDFATREA
- a CDS encoding extracellular solute-binding protein: MPPFSPVTRRTSSALRALCIGLLMLGGTLTGSAQAQTSQPTAALSPTSAQAPQQAPLNVPTVHGLAIYGEPVHPSGFDHFPYVNVDAPVGGRMTRAAIGSFDSTNPFILKGNSVAGVNYFGGLIYDTLMMQSADEPFTEYGLLASGIRLAKDRSAIEFDIDTRARFHDGVPITAEDVVFTYRLLKDEGLPFFKSYYHDVTGVSVIDDDTVRFDMAPNAARELPLIIGQLPVLPEHYWKNRDFTRATLDTPLGSGPYRMASLDAGRQVRYERVADYWGKDLPVNKGRNNIQTLVYDYYRDQTVSLEAFKAGSIDLHVESSAKSWATAYDTPALHEGRLTKLEVPDSNPAGMQGFVLNERRTRFQDPRVREALALVFDFDWINRNLFYGAYEQTHSYFENSDMAADGVPTGKELELLAPFKNELPASVFEQSLPIDEPTELRPRLRKALGLLRDAGYQVVKGQLVSRSTGKPLTIEVLNYDTQFERVIQPWLRNLARIGIKARIRTVDVNQYINRRRSFDFDVVVGSYPQSNSPGSEQREYWTSDYADVAGSRNLIGLKSPVVDALTDKLIQAQTREDLLAATRALDRVLRWGFHVVPQWHLAATRIALWDKFGYPQPFPEYLLSLDSWWVEPTKDAALEPGE